The Nicotiana tomentosiformis chromosome 2, ASM39032v3, whole genome shotgun sequence genome includes the window TTACATCAATAGAATAGATAGGTTTTACTTTGGCATCAGAAAAGAAGATTATAATGAGTTTCAGCATTAAAGACACGATGAAGTGTGTTTCCAAACTTGTATTGGAGTGTGAGCACGAACACGAAAACAAACCACGTTAGAGAGACCGAACATATTTTGCAGAAGAAATATTTGGTTTTTTTTTACGGTATTCATGAGTTTCAGTTATACACACCACATGAGCGTAAAAGAAAATTATACTATcaagtcattaaaaaatatttagaagTAAGTCtccttaaaatatgaaatttgtaatcttgaaaataaaatataaatttatttacACTTGTATTATATAACTTAAAGGAATTTTTATATTCTTATACACCATTTCAATCTTTATTACCTtccctactcaagttttaatATACTTACATATTATATACCCAATTACTAATTATGTACAGTTTTAGGCATTTAATGATAATAATTAGTgtcctaaaattattctaacgtatCTTCCACTCCCCCCACATTTCTCTCTCCACAaaccccttccccccccccccccccacatatCTTGCACTCACGCTCGTACAAAACAAAAGCACGATATGGATGCTGGTGAATCCTCGATACCTGTTAAATCTGCAAAACGGAAAGGCAaagaaattattttcgataatGATTTCGTCTAAGAAGAAGCTATCATGAAAGTTACAAAAAACAATTAGAGTGTCTTCTACTGTTAAACcttcaaaaaagaagaaggttcAAAAATCTTCTAAAACTATTCCCCAACAGTCTTTGGAGAAGGTAAAATTTAGtagtttcaatttttttaaagctaAAAAACTTGTTCTCATTCTTATGAATAtgcataatttttatttttgtagttgTAGAAATTTTGTCTACGTTGTGTAGATTTATTGTAGATTATATTTTTCTAATTGTAGATGAATTGTAGTATaaacataattattttattttctggtTTTGACTATGTTTTTCTGATTGTAGATAAATTATAATATAActgtaattattttattttctgatTATAGATAAATAGTAGTATAAATGTAGTTATTTTGTTTTCTGATTTTGAAACAAGTTTTAataactttctttttcttttgctgcAGAATGGACCATTGTTTTCACCTCCTGATGTTGATTATGGGATCATTAAGTTCCAGACATTATCCGACCCCACTATTCCTGGCCAAATCAAGATTTTACTCTCTGAAAATGGTTTAAAGCTGTTTAAGAAGATATGTTTTGGCTATTTTCTTTACTTGCCCAAAATATGTATGCAAAATCAAGCAATTCATCTTCTCATGAAGTATGAATTGAACGCATCTGGTTCCGACTTTTTCTCCGCAAAGATAAAGGGTGAGAGACTAAATTTTGGTTTGAGAGAGTTTGCCTTGATTAGTGGCCTTAGATGTTTTACGGAAGTGACAGATTTTGGTTACACACCTAAGTATGACTGTAAAATAATGAGAAGCTATTTTCCAAACAAGGAAAAAGTTGAGAAGTCATACTTAAAACAAATTGTAACTAGCGGTAGTTGGGTGAACGATGAGGATGCAGTCAAGCTGTGTATTCTCTATCTCATAGAATTCTTCCTCTGTCCTTCAGACAAAGATAATGTAGGTTTGATAGACCATTTTAGATTCTATTTGGTGGACTTTGGGCAGTATGCGAACTACGCATGGGGTAGTGAATCTTATACACAATTGCTTCAGTCCGTTAGGCACAATCTCAACCCTTCTGTTCATTTTTATGTCACTCGAGGCTTTGCACTAGCTATACAAATATGGTTGTATGAGTGTTGCTCTACCGTCAATACTGATTAACTACAAGGGTTGCTAATTCGATCCCTCACGTACTTAGCTTGTCGGCTAGTAAGGATAAGATATGGTTATCTGAAATTGAAGATAGAATGACTAAACCATCATGGATCAAGGTAAATGGTTTTCACTTCTGCGCAGACAATCTAATATAAATTATCTACACTTTTTATACATATTATGTCTAAGTCACTCACATTTCTTTTTTTCACTCAGTTCACCAACATAATTGAAGCACCAGAAGAGCTTACAAGAATGAATTTGCCAGATAAAGTTGAATACATCCTTGAAGAAGTTGAAACAAAGTCCAAGCATTCGATAGATGCTCCATCTCCATCCGGATATAAGCAGTAAATTAGAATAGATGACAAGAAAGATAttgtgaaataaataaaaaaattacgaAAAGATGTTGACAAggtaacatatatatacataatcctagatggtttctttaatttatgttatgcaAATTATTTCGTTAACTCTTTCTATTTTAATACGTAGGTTGGTTCAGATCTTGAAACTTTCAAGAAAGAGATTTTTCAAGAATTAGGTAGTATCCGACCGCTACTCAATGATTCAATCAAGGTTGTTTTACAGGTGATAAACAGTCAAAAGGATAACATTGATGCTAAGGTTTTATTGGAAATATATTCATTTTAGACAATATTTTTTACCATGTCTAAGTTTATATTATCATTCATAAAGTATATAGCCTAACAAATTAAATGCCTGCAGTTTACTGACAGTTCTATGAAAAATGATGAGTACGCCAAAGAAAAGAACAATCAACACTTTTCGGACAGTAGTGCTAAACCAGTGCATGGCAGCAGCAGTAAAACAAGCATCTACATTATATCTACATTATACCTACAATATATCTACAATATATCTACATATATCTACATATCTATATTACGTCTACAATATATCTACATATATCTACATATATCTACATATCTACATTATGTCTACACTATATCTACATATTTCCTATATTACCAGGAACTAATTTACATTATATTTCCAATGGTTTTCTTAGATACATGGCACGTGAATGACATAGAAATTGAAGAGAATGTTCCTGTAGGTGTTGATTTATCTTCCCAATTTAAAGGAGCATTTGATGAAGAGAATGCAGGTATGATTTAGTACATGTTATCATCACATTTCACAATACATTTTACATATCAACTACAGGACAATATTTCAGCAAATTTACTATAACTAAACTACAATTTATATGCAGTGATGTTAATGTTTACTATAAATTATCTATAATTTTATTAAGTTATACATATTTATTGTAACAGAGAAGGAAACTATGCATGTAGAATCTCCAAAATAGGAGGCTACAATAAACATTCCAGAAGAACAAAAAAATGAGGAGAAGGAGACAAAAATGCAATCTCCCATTCAAGAAGAGAACGTTATACAACAAGGAGATGATTGTCGTGAAGATTTTAGTGGTATTATACATTACATTATAATTGTAGAAAACAAAACAGgtttaatataaattttaattttcaatAAAGAGCTGATGCAACATGTCTTCTTATTCTTTGTCTTAAATTTTGAAGGTGAACCAACCATCTATATTAATGTAGGCGATTTGGACAATGACTCCAGATCTGAAAAAAGGGAagtaacacttgatgattttgagctGCCAAAGAACTTCTCCCAGATTGTTAAGTTCGGCGAACTTAATGAAGATGAAACAACCCCTGTGCATCAAGGAAGAACAAGGCAGCCTGGAAAGCATGTCAGATCTCCCTTTTTACAGTTCTGGGGGGAGCACTTCTGTTGGACCTCCAATTTTCCTCATCAAGCATCCATTTACTAAGGTTATTGGCGAAGATGTTGATCCTGACTTGTTGGAAGAATTCAATAAGTGGTTATACTTTAGTACCAATACAGTTTCAAAGAGGTTAGTTTATACAATTTGTTCATATTTTCGAGTGCATTCATCTTTTGGATTTCTACTTGAATTTACATATTTATTGTAATTTCTATGTGTTTAAATAGGAGAAAGGCGCCTTATTCTATAAAAGATAACCAGCTTAAGCCGTGGTATGTTCTTGGAGTAGAGAAAGTTAAtaaaaatgagtggttttatacTTTGGCACATCCCGGGCAAGTCCTCAATGACACGGTAAACACATACCCTAGCAGAATTTAATGACTAGCTGTAGTATTCTGTCATCTAAAGATTTTGTagtttttttgtttaaaaattgTAGTTAAATTGTATGAAGCATTGAGAAATAATAAAATCTGTTTTTATGCAgcacattgatgttattttatactattttgaGAAAGAGAGGAAAGTATAGTCCTCAAAACAAAATACGGTTTACAACCACTGATTGTATGTTCAAGACTAGAATTGAACAAATTTATCAGAGGTACATCAATGCTCTCTGCCGATAAGAAGCTTGCTATTGTCAAACCCCAGGACATTGTATTAGAATACATATTGGGGTACAGGTTACTCGCAAATATTGCATGGGATCAAGTTGATTTTGTGATTATGCCTATAAACATTGTGGAGAAATTTCATTGGTTGTTGGTTGTGTTTGACATTACCGATAGGGTTCTATATGTTTATGATTCTAGGGTCTCTTCACGAAATCACAaccttgttgaatctgttgtcaaTAAGTTTACTGTTATGATCCCCCTCTACTTGTCAAGCATCAGCTTCTATGGCAAGCGTCCAGACATCAATTAGAAGAACACAAAGGCATACATTGAAAAAAATGTTACTGACCCTCCTGACATTCAGTGGTTGGTCGGTGAGATACCCCAACAAAAAGAGGGATCACTGTatgaaaaatctattttttcttCTATCTATTTAACTGATTTTATTTTACAATGAATGCTAAATCTTTTCCCCTAATTTTTTTTTGCAATGACTGTGGTGTATACGTGACTGCATTTGTAGAATATGTCAGCATTGGAGAGCTAGTAGTTTCAAAGGAAGACTTTTATGATATTGATCAACATCGTAGACGCTATGGACCGCTACTTTGGGATTATGCTAGGAAGAAGCAAGATACTGGTGCTATTAGTGAGAGCGAGGTGACTGGAAGATTAGGACGAAGAAAAGGTGCACCAGTTGTGAACGAGAGAACACAAGTCCAGAAGAAGAAGAATTAGTTGCCCTTTTCTGTAGAAAAAATATAGTTAAATTGTTTAGTTATAGCTgttttgtagtaaagttgtagacaAATTATTTTTTAAGAACAAGTCAGTTGAAGTTTATTTGTAACAGATTTGTGCTACAATTGTTTTACCTATGTTTTGTTATTTTATCCAGGATACTACTACTTAGAATAGGAAACATCTGTTGTTTTCTTTTTAGTTGAAAGTTGTTAGTACTTGATATCGTTATTGTTagcatataatttttttataactTAACTACAATTATGTATTATACatataaaaaatacataatcCAAACAAGTTATGAAAGGCTGAAATGAATACACTCAAtaattaaacaaaataaatacAAACCAATTGCATTAAGagttgaaaatattttattataggAGACAGTCTTTATTCAATTTATCAACACAATTACACCTCAACTATAATTCTCCAGAACACCTCAATACAATTTTTCTAAAAATCTTTTGACTTTATCAAATTTTATTTCCTCTTGGGAGCATTCttacaagatcttttgttatgCCTTTCTAGTCCGCAGTTGCCACATGAAACCTTATACTTCTTTGCAGTTACTTCACCATATGGTTTGTATCTTTATTTTTGAGGTCTTTCTGGCTGTCTTTTCCCAGTAGGTAGCATTATAACATCTTCAGCTATATGTTGTGGCACATTCCATTTGCTTTCGTCAGGCAATGGGTCTACTGGTATTTCATAAGTATGAAAAAAGCTCTCCCTCGTGTAATAAGGAGAACAATAGTTTTCATAAGACTCATTCTTGTGCTTCAAAGCCGCCAAAGAATGTGCACAAGGAAGTTCATCAAGGTGGAATTGTCCACAActacatctcttgttttgaagacAAACAATAAAGCGCTTCACACCATCTATCACTGTATGGATGTGATATGTTGAAGCCCTCACCTACAATTTTATTACAAACACACAACAAGTTGTCagaaacatatacaaaataactACAATTATGCAACATTTTATCTCCAATTAACAGTATATATTTAGTTTGATGGAATCATTGATCTGATATTACTGGATATAGCTTACTCTCATCTTCTGCGATAATGTCATGTTGTCCTCCAactctttgttgtattttttccCAAGGTATGTGAATGTACTCTTTGCTTTCAATAATTTTTCATTAGTCCAACGTTCAAGAAGAGTCCCCGTGTACTCTAATAGTTCTACTATGGGCAGCTCTCTTGCATCTTTTGTTACCGCATTCACTGACTCTGCAATGTTTAATGTCATCGTCCACATTCTGTTCACTGTAGCATGTACCCGAGACCATCTGTGATAGCCAATATCGTATAGGTATGCTTTAACACGCATGCCGATCTCTTCAATCTTTGACATTCTTTCATTAAATTCATCAAGCGTGTATGATCGTGCCGTGACAAAGTACAATTCGCTTAACTTTAGATGACCCTTCTTGAACTTTGACCTTATATTTGTTCAAATATGCCGCATGCAAGCATAATGTGGCATGCCGATATAAACAATAGATGTTGCCTTCAAGATACTCTCATTCCGATCCGAAACAACACACATATTTGGTTTTTCACCATACGCATGTTTGAATTGCTCAAAAAACTACTTCCATGATGCGTCATATTCTGAATCAACAACAGCGTATGCCAGTGGTAATATGCTACCTGTCACAGGTggcaaaaaaaaattcaatttccaTAATAAAACTAGAGATGAAAAACAAATACATACTAAAAAACAAATTTACAACAATATTTCTACAATTAAGCTACAATACATGCAACATCCATTATGCTAGCTATTAACATTATTCCCTTATATGCCGACTTCAAGAAGGTCCCATCAACTACTATAACTGGCCTACAATAATCCCAACCCTTGATGGACGTACTAAGCGCAACAAATGCGTACAAGAAATAGTCATCGTCTGTCTTCTGCAATTTAACTACCGACCCCGGATAAGTCTTCTCCAGAATATACAAATAACTTGGCAAGCGACTGTAGGAATCAGCAGGATGACCTCTCAAAAATTCCAAAGCTTTTTCCTTTGCTCTCCAAGCTTGCATGTATGTTAAGTTCACACCGTGTTCCGACAACATATCAGTTTGTATGTCTTTTGGTATGTAAATTGTCTTAGGATCCGTATATTTTGGTATAACCATGCTACCAACTACCGTGGCAGTAGGTTTGCACTGTATGTGTGTATTGTCCATCAAAGAGCATGTGGGCAAGCTGTTGAATTTTCGAACCTTGAACAATGCTGAATCATTTATCCTGGTGGACTTGAAGTACCATGTACAATTGTCCCCAACACATACCAGGCAGTAGCTacagaataaaaataatttaaagaatgTTATGAAAAATGTAGCTATAAAATAATAGGTTGTTTAAGCATAAAAATCttatatttaacaatttatatacaaaacaactacaaattatatacaatttcATAACAGTTGAATTACACTTGTTATGTAGTATTTTTGTAGCTATATTATAGAAAAATTGTAGAACAcatgaaatataaaaaaatatcacCACTGAAATAATAGAGCAAACCTGCAATTATGTTCGAATTAGAGATACTGCATTCCAAATTGAAATCACGCATTGTTGTACATAGCGGATACATTCCTAaacttttgttttcctttttcgtcTCCATGTATACTCGAACTCCCATATCGTTCCGAATTTTCATTGAAGGATAATGTTCATTGACAATGTATTTGATTTCGATGATTTTTTCTGATGTATCGATCATTAGATGCTTTGCGATTGCAAAATTCAATTGACTATAATTTGAATCATCGCTGACTATAATTCCGTCAACATTAAAATCTCTGTATCTCCCAAAGCTATCCCAATTACCATTTAGCTGAAGCATAATAGCTATTTTTAATATTATGTCGCGAAATTCAATACAATTGTAGATAATTATTTacaattattttttcaaaacctTCGCTTATGGTTGTGAAACCAGAGGAGACAGAGAAAACCAGAGTATCGGCGATGATAAACTGAGAAAAATTGGTTAGGCTATGGAACTCTTAAAAATTGGTTGTACAGTCAAACCTCTTTATAAAAGTATCATTTGTTCCGGATTTTTTTGGATGTTACAGTGAATTGCTGTTatagaaaacatatattataatataacatgAGATTTGGTTTCGGAAAAATTTGGCTTTTATAGAGAAGTGCTGTTATATaaggatgttgttatagagatgtCTGActgtataattattttttttgctatatatatatatatatataaaccatgGATATAATGTACCTACTATCTACAAAAGAAGAGCTTCGAGATAAGATGATAATTGAATGGACAGGCATTTAACTAGTGACAACATTTGATCCAGAATTTGAAGCAATTGGCAAAGCACAAATCATCGTACCTTAGTAATCTTTCAGTCTACTAAAGTATGGATCCGGCCCTCAACATTTTTCATTATCTCCATTTCCTCAAATCCTTACATAGATAAATGACACATATCTTATTTTAATATAAATGGTCTAGATTTAATTACCTGACACAAAGGTTGGTGTAATGAAAATAAAGTTGATCATACGAAAGAACTTGCTATGTTTTTTATTATCCAGCTCTTTTTTTCCTACAGGTTTTGAAATAGAGAGGCTCTCAAAGTTGGTAAATAACTAAACAGTAAACAGTACTCGTAAAAGGTGTCACACCTCGTCTTTCTTCACCCTCTCTGCTTCTCTTTCCACTAGCGGTTATGGGACCATTTGGCCGTAGTGAttagaaaaaaatatttctaacatAAAAATTTGTATAAAGTAATTTGATGTTTAattaaaaatagagaaaaatatttCTTGAATGATAAAATTGCTCGTAACGTTGGTAATTCCTACATACTAGTaacatttttttgtgttattattcACATCATAATTATTCCAATAAGAAACTTAGCCGTAATTACTTCATTATTGTTCACATATAAATAATTCATTCGTCATATTTTTCCCATAATTAACATGTGAACCAAAACCCCGCAAGCTTTTTCTCTTTTCTCAGTAAATTGAACATTAGACATTAAATAGGGAGCCGTGTATAAatgtgtatacggtcaaaatcgagtttgcccttcgtgtgactaatcaagattggagcttgatggaccgaggttcgtcattataatatcgagctgTGATGTGAAGATGGAAGGTCGAGCTTGAGACCcagagacccagagaccgattagtaccgagatcgagtcaaggtcgagctcgagacccagagaacGATCAATACCGCGACCGACCAAGATCGAAAACGAGCCAAGGAACAAAAAAGTCGTTATAGCCGCATTTGGAGAGAGAATCTCGGCTGAAATCACGACTTGAATCAAGGAAaagccaattaattaatctatcataggatccccactatgtatttttaattatatccaaagtaggattcctccactatattaagagagGCTATCATTTGTAAAGGGCGGTGATTAATTCACAGATTCATACATTCTCACATTCAGATTTTATTGAGATTTACATAACATCTagcaaatattatcctttttgggcATTGAGATTGATTCATTCTGTTTTCTCTTATCAATCACTCTCTattcaatttgggtttgtattcattctTCTTAAAGTTAATATTCGatatatctttacttatttttctaatttgtaccaagttataccacgtatccttagaactacgtataaatttaactctatccgtttttcggataaacagtttggtgcccaccgtggggctaaggataataacgATTGTTTGATACGAATCTCTgtaaaatacactattttatacttgctcttggaagtgtctttgatttcaggttaaaaatgaCGAACTGTCAATTAATGGCcatacctatcgacaacgaagctggcattcaagatgagaataacaacctgACGCCCGGGAATGAAAGGCCACTCGTTGACCCTATTGGAACTCGGGTCgtagatccaattgacgttaatttGCATGTGAGaattgaggcgaaccaacgttccgaccccgaaaatagcattcatggtgaaACTCGTTCTGCAGTTCGAAACATCtaaaatgttggagaagacgggatcaacctgcgtatgatttttgaaatgttggaagctcaacaggtagcgatagctcagttgcagagccaaacctagGCATCGAGCAGGCCCGAGCCCGGTCCACCCTAAGAAGTCTCCCACAAAATAGGGCCAGCtatagtaagatcaaatgaacaagaatcggggactaatcccgagaTTATTAGGATGTTCGAGGAACTAACAAAATGAattgagtcaggagaaaagaggattgaagcaaatgacaaaaaagtagaaacttataactccagggtcgatcagatcccagaggaaccaccaatattgaagggcttggattccaaaaaattcgtaaaaaagcccttccccccgagcgcaACTCCCAaatcgatccccaagaagttccgcatacccaaaatttctaaatataacggaacaatcgaccccaacgaacacgtcacctcttacacatgtgccattaaaaagaacgatctagaagacgacgagattGAATCTGTGTTATTAaagaagttcggggagaccctgtcaaaaggagcaatgatatggtatcataatttaccgtctaactctatcgattcttttgctatgcttgtagattctttcgtaaaagcacatgctagAGCCATAAAAATCGAAACCAAGAAGTcgaaccttttcaaggtaaggcaaaaagataacgagatgctaagagagttggtatctcgtttccaaatggaacgaatggatcaaCCACAAGTCAcaaacgattgggccgttcaagctttcatccaaggactgaacgaacgaaGATCAA containing:
- the LOC104103972 gene encoding uncharacterized protein, with amino-acid sequence MSKIEEIGMRVKAYLYDIGYHRWSRVHATVNRMWTMTLNIAESVNAVTKDARELPIVELLEYTGTLLERWTNEKLLKAKSTFTYLGKKYNKELEDNMTLSQKMRVRASTYHIHTVIDGVKRFIVCLQNKRCSCGQFHLDELPCAHSLAALKHKNESYENYCSPYYTRESFFHTYEIPVDPLPDESKWNVPQHIAEDVIMLPTGKRQPERPQK
- the LOC138904451 gene encoding uncharacterized protein: MLQLNGNWDSFGRYRDFNVDGIIVSDDSNYSQLNFAIAKHLMIDTSEKIIEIKYIVNEHYPSMKIRNDMGVRVYMETKKENKSLGIYCLVCVGDNCTWYFKSTRINDSALFKVRKFNSLPTCSLMDNTHIQCKPTATVVGSMVIPKYTDPKTIYIPKDIQTDMLSEHGVNLTYMQAWRAKEKALEFLRGHPADSYSRLPSYLYILEKTYPGSVVKLQKTDDDYFLYAFVALSTSIKGWDYCRPVIVVDGTFLKSAYKGIMLIASIMDVACSILPLAYAVVDSEYDASWK